The window GGTGCTCGCGAAAAGCCACGATGCAGACAATGTTGGTCAGGCCGTAGAGCAGGAAGGTGCCGAAGTTGGACAACAAGGTAATCAGCAGCAGGCCGTTGGGCAGCGATGACAGGCTGGCGTTGGAGCTCATGCCCAGCGCATACCAGATATCGTGCGGCAGGGTTGCGATGGTTTTGTCGTCGGGAGCTGAACCACCGGCGAAGTAGAAGATCGCTCCGTACGCTCCCATCACCGCGGAGATCGTCGCCAGCACCCAGATCGCGCGGTGGGGGGTCAGGTTTTCGCCGTGAAGGATTCCGAAGTGCTCGGGTACCTCCTCGTCCCGGCCCATCGCGTAGGTCACACGCGCACCCGTGTTGATGCAGCTCAGCGTGGTCCCGATGAGCGCGAGAAAGACGGTGAACGCCTCGATCAGCATGAAGGCCTGGCCGTGTCCGCCCAGCAGGGTGTTGCCGATGATCACACACATGTCGCCGATCGGGGCAGCCGAGCCTTTTGCGTCGGCGAGACTATAGGCGCTGTTCAGAAAGTAGTTGGCCGCAAAGTATTCGATCAGGTAGCAGAACAGCCCCTGGATGGTCAGCGAGAGCAACACGCCGCGGGGGATGTCGCGTTTGGGGTTGATTGCCTCTTCACCCAGCGCCGTGACCGACTCGAAACCTACCAGAAGTAGGATTGCGATAGTCGCCTGCAGCATCAACCAGTCGAACCGATGCGGGAGCACAACCGACAGCGCACTCGGATGGGCGGGATGATCACCGCTCAGACTGTATTTGAGGGTCGACGCCACCATATTGCCGTTTGCGTCCAGTCCGAAGCCGG of the Candidatus Binataceae bacterium genome contains:
- a CDS encoding APC family permease, whose protein sequence is MAEKAEVKMVPTLGLTGVTVNAMALIAPGAFLWITFVLQAGYVFPSGLVMWAGIFVALLLAYATALSYSELAKLYPGAGSSYLFAEQAFLKTTHAYRFARIAKFVIGWASHLYYWVYPAVMVATMGVLVGYIVGTISPTTMNAAVPGPVFMALVAVIFSYFVAYIAFRGVSGSTNVAIAINAIQISALLFFAALAVAYRIGHPAGSTGFGLDANGNMVASTLKYSLSGDHPAHPSALSVVLPHRFDWLMLQATIAILLLVGFESVTALGEEAINPKRDIPRGVLLSLTIQGLFCYLIEYFAANYFLNSAYSLADAKGSAAPIGDMCVIIGNTLLGGHGQAFMLIEAFTVFLALIGTTLSCINTGARVTYAMGRDEEVPEHFGILHGENLTPHRAIWVLATISAVMGAYGAIFYFAGGSAPDDKTIATLPHDIWYALGMSSNASLSSLPNGLLLITLLSNFGTFLLYGLTNIVCIVAFREHHEFSGFKHMVVPVFGAVANFACLAFYVIGPLEGLG